The nucleotide sequence GCCGCGGCGCTGCGGTGATAGCGAGACGCCGGTTGCCGCATCGAACCACAGTTCGCCAGCGAACTCGATGCGGCCTGCGTCCGGGCGCTCCAGGCCGGCCAGCGCGCGCAAGATGGTCGTCTTGCCACAGCCTGACGGGCCGAACAGGACGGTAATGCCCGCACCTGCCGCCGGAATTTGCAGTCGCCCGTGGATCGCGGGGCCGGCGGCGAAGCGCTTCTCGAAATCGGCCACTAGCAGCGGATTCATACCGGCATCGTCCGCCGCGACAGCGCGTAGGTCAGGCACAGGGTCGCGAAGGCAAAAATCAGCAGCACCGCGGCGCTTTGTGCGGCCGACTCGTAATTCAAGGCCTGCATATCGTCGTAGATAGCGACCGAGATTGTCCGCGTCACGCCGGGAAGGTTTCCTCCAACCATCAACACGACGCCGAACTCGCCCACCGTATGGGCAAACGCCAGCACCACGCCTGTCAGAATGCCGGGCCAGCAGAGCGGAATCGTGACGCGACGAAACGTGGCCGCCCGCGAAACACCCAGGCACCAGGATGCCTCGATCAAGCGCCGGTCCACCGAGGCGAAAGCCGCCGTGAACGGACGCACGGCGAAGGGCAGGTTGTAGATCACTGATCCGATCAGGATGCCCAGGAAGGAAAACGGCAGTGATCGGCCGGCAAGATTCTCGTACCAACGGCCGAGGAAGCTGTGCGGCCCCATGCCCACCAACAGATAGTATCCCAAGACAGTTGGCGGCAAGAGCAATGGCAAAGCCACGGCCGCGTCGACGGCAAAGCGCCAGCGCCGCGTGCTGGTGGCCAGCCAACAGGCAAGCGGCAGCCCGATCACGACCAGTACCGCGGTCGTGCAGGCGGCGAGTTTTAACGTCAACGTGACGGCCTTGGCGTCCACTCAGGTCATTTCTCCGGTAGCTCGAACCCGAATTGACGCAGGATCGCCTTGCCCTCGTCGCTTATGAGGTAGGCACGAAAGTCGCGGGCGGCGGCCAAATCCTGCGCGGCGCTCATGATCACGCCACCTTGCTCCAGACGGGGATAGGCATCGGCGGGCACCGACCAGTAGCGCCCGCGCTCCTGCATGGCCGGCGCGAGGGCGAGGGACAAGGCGATCAAGCCCGCATGCGCGGCGCCCGATTGAACGAACTGCGCCGTTTGCGCGATGTTCTCGCCCAGCACAAGTCGATCCTTTACCTCGTCATAGACGCCGAGATTTTTGAGCGCCGCCTCGGCCACCCGGCCGTACGGGGCGTGCTGTGGATTGGCCATCGCGATCACCTTCACGGATGGATCGGTCAGTGCCTTGATGCCATCTTTTTCAAAGTCGAGCGTGGAATCTTTCGGCACCCACACCACCAAATGCCCGATCGCGTACAAGAACTCGGAATCGGCGGCGGCCAACCCTGCTTCGACGAGCTTTTGCGGGTAGCTCATGTCGGCCGAGAGGAACATGTCGAAGGGCGCCTTGTTCGAGAGCTGCGCAAAAAGACTACCGCTCGAGCCGAACACTGCCTCGACGGGCTTGTCGGAATGCGTCTCGTTGTATTTTCCGACGACCTCGCGCAAGGCGAATTGCAGGTCGCTGGCGGCGGCCACGCGCACGGCCGGTTCGGGACGGGAACTGGTTGCTTCGTCCCCCGGGGGCGCCGTAGAGGGAGACGAACGACCGCAGCCGGCGACCGAGAGCAGGGCAAGGAGCAAATATGCGCCGCGAGCGTGCCGCCCGAATGAGGGTGCAAAGGCGCTTGTCATCTCTTTCGAACTCGGGCCTGGTTAGTCGTGTGGAACTGAAGGAAGGCTCCGTTATACCGCCACCGCGGCGACGTAGCCACTTGATAGCGTTCGTCGTCGAGCACGAGCTACATGGTCGCTGCTTGACACATCCCACGGAAAAACGACCTGCTATGATGGGATGATCTACGTTGCCCGCCGACCCAAGGAATGGCGCCATGGCCACCGCTGGCGACACGTCGAATCCGCAGCAGCCGGCCCGCCAGGCACCCGCGTCAGAGCCCGAACGCGCATCGCCGGTCTACCGCTGGCCGCGCGGCATGGTGTGGGTGGCGCTCGGCGTTCTGCTCTTCAGCCTGATCATTGTCGCCTGGGCGATCTGGCAACAAGGTATCAATGCTCGGTACGCGGAGATTCGTGCGCGCGGCGAACCGGTCACGTTTGCCGACCTGGACGCGGCTTATCCCAGGCTGGCTGCCGGCGAAGACACGACGCAACTCTTGCTGACTGCGGGCAACATCTTGAACACCAGCGCCGGCAAGCCCGAGTGGCGGCCACTCCCATACATCGGCGAAGGTCCCGAGGCCCGCGTCGACGCTGCGTGGTCCCATCTCGAATTGGCGCAAAAGTTTCTAACCGAAAACGCCAGCGCTCTCGAACAGTTGCACAAGGCCGCCGATCTCGGTTGCCAGGCGCGTTTCGACGGCGTTGCGTCGCCGAGCGGTGTGGATGTCGTCATGAACTACGCGACGCCTTTGCGCTCGGCCTGTCGGGCACTCTGTCTGGAAGCTGATGTGCGACAGCACTCGGACGACCTGCCGGCGGCAGCACAATCGTTGGTTGCGGCGATCAAACTCGAGCGCGCTCTGGCTAACGAGCCGCTCGAAGTATCGCAGCTCATACGCGCCGCGATTTTCGGCATGGCAGCGCACGAAGCGAAGTGGGAGCTTGCTTTGTCCAGTTTCTCGGATGCCGATTTGCGCGTTTTGCACCACGCGCTTAGCGATATCGATTTTCAGCGCAGTTTAAAAACTGCCTTCCTCGGCGAGCGCGTCTACACGATCACCGGTGGCGTGTCCGCCGCAGGGCCCGGACCGAAAAGTATCCGAAACCGTTTATCGGATCTCGCGCAGAGATTAGAAACGGCGCGATGCCTCGACTTTTGGGCGGAATTCATCGCGGCCACCGAGCTGCCCTGGCCGCAAATGTTCGATGAGAGCCGCTCGATCGCGGCCCGCTGCTATGCCAGTCAACCCCGATGGCAAGAATGGGTCGACATATGGAATCCTGGCGTGGCCAATATGGTCGTAAATGCGATAACTCGCGCCGAGCTTACGCGTCGATTATTGCTCGTAACCATTGCGCTGGAGCGCTATCGGCTGCGGCGTGGCGCGTCGCCAGCGGACCTGGTAACTCTGGTTCCTGAATTCTTGGCCGATGTGCCCGACGACCCGACCGACGGCACCCCGTTTTCGTACCAGGCGACCGATGTCGGGTATGTGCTCTACAGCAAGACCAAGGAATTTCCGCTCCCCTACGGCGAGGCGTACGACGCCGAAACCGGCGCGAACCCGAGCGTCCTCTTCCGCCGACCGCCGTCGAGTTCCAGGCCAATGCCCGGCGAGTGAGTGCGCGACCGCAAAACGACCGTGCAAGTACGAATACTAGCCCGAAGCGCCAGCGAGGGATCGTATTGATCCTTGGCGAGATTATGACGATCGCTTGCGCCTTGATTGGAAATCGCGCACGTAGAGAATCGCCGCCTCGAGCGAATCTTCGTCATTGATAACTCGGCAGCTTCCGCGCTCTGACCACCACTTTTGCCGCCGCGAGGTCGAATCGCTTTGTTCACCGACATGCGCTTTGAGAGCGCGCGTACACCATGCTTTAAGCTCATTCCGGACCATCTTTGCAGCAAGAGGCGCGCTCAGCACCACGTGAACATGATTTGACCGACAGTTTACAGCGTGTAGCAGCCATTCTCGCATCTGGCAATGATCCGCGACTGTCGCTTCAACGATGTGGCGCTGTGCGACGCTAAGAAGGCATATTGAATCGCTCATGCGTCCCTTTGAGGACTTTCGGAGCGACGCATTGGGCGTCTGCAATCCACGCTCTCTTTTCACCCAACCGCGCTCGTCACCCGGAAGCCACGTGCCGTACGTGGTCCATGTCAAGAAATAGGCAAGCGGTTCGGGTAGAATTGGGTCTCCGATTCGTGACATTGCCGGAAGCCCCTTCTTGCATGGCCGAAACGAGCTCTTCCCTCGCTGGCGCTTCGGGCTAGTGTGTTGACGATTCTCTCGACCGCAGGGCCTCGAGTTGGCACTCACGCCAGCAATTCGCGTACGACGCGGCCGTGGACGTCGGTCAGGCGGTAGTCGCGGCCGCTGTGGCGGTAGGTAAGCCGCTCGTGATCGAGCCCCATCAGGTGCAGAATCGTGGCGTGGAAGTCATGCACGTGTACGGGATCCTCGGCCACGCGCACGCCGTATTCGTCGGTGGCGCCATGGACGATGCCCGGCTTCACACCGGCGCCGGCCAGCCAGGAGCTGAAAGCCCAGTTGTGATGCTCACGTCCCTTGGCGTCGGCCGAGTTGTTGAACGGCGTGCGGCCGAACTCCGTGGTCCACACGATTAACGTTTCGTCCAGTAGACCACGTGCTTTGAGAT is from Pirellulales bacterium and encodes:
- a CDS encoding transposase is translated as MSRIGDPILPEPLAYFLTWTTYGTWLPGDERGWVKRERGLQTPNASLRKSSKGRMSDSICLLSVAQRHIVEATVADHCQMREWLLHAVNCRSNHVHVVLSAPLAAKMVRNELKAWCTRALKAHVGEQSDSTSRRQKWWSERGSCRVINDEDSLEAAILYVRDFQSRRKRSS
- the modA gene encoding molybdate ABC transporter substrate-binding protein: MTSAFAPSFGRHARGAYLLLALLSVAGCGRSSPSTAPPGDEATSSRPEPAVRVAAASDLQFALREVVGKYNETHSDKPVEAVFGSSGSLFAQLSNKAPFDMFLSADMSYPQKLVEAGLAAADSEFLYAIGHLVVWVPKDSTLDFEKDGIKALTDPSVKVIAMANPQHAPYGRVAEAALKNLGVYDEVKDRLVLGENIAQTAQFVQSGAAHAGLIALSLALAPAMQERGRYWSVPADAYPRLEQGGVIMSAAQDLAAARDFRAYLISDEGKAILRQFGFELPEK
- the modB gene encoding molybdate ABC transporter permease subunit — protein: MDAKAVTLTLKLAACTTAVLVVIGLPLACWLATSTRRWRFAVDAAVALPLLLPPTVLGYYLLVGMGPHSFLGRWYENLAGRSLPFSFLGILIGSVIYNLPFAVRPFTAAFASVDRRLIEASWCLGVSRAATFRRVTIPLCWPGILTGVVLAFAHTVGEFGVVLMVGGNLPGVTRTISVAIYDDMQALNYESAAQSAAVLLIFAFATLCLTYALSRRTMPV